The genome window GTTGAATTATTCAGGATTTAATTTGAAATTCTCGACGGTAAATTCAATTCTTAGTGATAACACTGCAGGTGCGCTTGGGTCTTTGCACATAGTCCTCGGGATCATAATTGTGACGTTTGTTTTTGGAGTTTTAGCTTCCATCTTGCTACTAGCTTGTTATCTGCAGACTGCCAAGAAACAAATCGCGGTTAGAAAACTTTTGGGTTGGAAATTGTTTGATAGCTATAAAGATCCGTGTATTTTACTTGGAATAATTTATGTAATCCAAGTGTTTATTCTGATTGTTTTTCAAAAGTCTTGGCTCTCGCTTTTCTTGGGCGTCTCGCTTATTGTGATTGACGTTGTGACGTCATTTCTCGCTCTTAAGATTCAGGAAAGTAGAAAATTGTCATTAGTATTGAAAGGTGAAGAATGATAATAGAAATTAAAGATCTTGTAAAAGAATTTGACCATCACAAAATATTTGATCGATTTAATCTTGAGGTAGAACAAGGTGAATTAATTGCACTAACTGGTCCGAGTGGATCGGGGAAAAGTACATTGTTAAACATCTTGGGTTTGATCGATAACTTTGATAGTGGTTCATATCGGCTTTTTGATGAAGAAAATATCAAAGTTAATTCTAAACGGGCGGGCAAAATAATTCGTGAAAGAATCAGTTATTTGTTTCAAAATTTTGCTCTGATTGACTCAGCGACAGTTGAAGATAACCTATTAATGGCTCTAAAGTACCGCAAAGAGTCGAGGCAGGCCAAAAAAAAGATCATCACTCAGTCTCTTAAGAGTGTCGGACTAGATGGATATGAAGGTAAGAAAGTTTTTTCGTTGTCGGGCGGTGAGCAGCAACGAGTTGCGATCGCGCGGGTGTTAATTAAACAGAGTGATTTGGTACTTGCTGACGAACCAACTGGTTCTCTCGATTCCAAAAATCGTAATGAAGTTCTTGAATTGCTGATGAATATCCATAAGGAAGGTAAAACGGTAATCATTGTTACTCACGATCAATTTGTTGCCGATAGCTGTCAGCGAGTTATTTCCATTGGATAATAGGCAACGCCTCGATATTTTAAGCATAAGTACTTTCGTTCCGCTGGCTGATCGTGGTCAGGAGACGGCTTAAATGAATAAATTTCTGAAAGATATTTTAATATTTTTGGGCGGGTTACTCGCGATCTTAGCCCTATTCCTTAGCTTGGTGCATAACAGCGTTACTGATCGGATTAATCCTTTGATCAAAGAAGAAACCAGCTACGCGCAAGTGCCGCTCAAAACGCAAGATTATTGATTTGATTGCAATGGCAAGAAATTTATTTACCAGATTTTTAGTAATGTGCTATAATTAAACATTGTTTTCTCCTATGTTATTTTTTTTAGATTTTTATTTCTTTAAGTATATTTTACAGTTTTTCAAAACTGTTGTGAAGATTTTAAGTATAAATAGCGGTGAGAAAAAGGATGAATCTACTTATTCTGAACCAGTAGATGTCGAATCAAACAATGCACAAAATCAACTAAACGAAAGTAACGTTGAAGAAAAGAGAGGAACAAGTGAAAATAAAACATCAGAATCTGAGTTAACTAATAAAGATAAAACGCAGTCAAGTCAGAGAAATGTTGAAATTGTTAGTAGATCGAACAATAAAAATCTAAATCTAAGTGAGCAAAATCCTAATCTTCATCCAGAAGTTATACGTTTTGCATATGATTTAGAAGTAAAGAAAGATAAGATTGATCCAAACAAAAATACTTTTGAAACCTACTCTGCTAATTATAAAAAAGGATTTAACTCTTTTTTATCCTTAAGAACGATTATGGACCCAGAGTTAAGCTATACGGATTGGTTTGAAAAGTTTTGTAATAATGGGGCAAATCCAGAAGGTGTTGGATATTCATCTTCTTCTAATTTATTAACACGGAAAAAACTTTCAAGAGAACAACTTGCAAATGCTCAACGATTCAGAAATGATCTTAGAAAAGGTGACATTGTAGTAGTTACAACTGGAGCAATGGGTCATGCAGAAATTGCAACAACCAGAAATTATTTACTTGAGATATCTGGAAGCGGAAATGTTCAGGATTGGTTTTGGGGAACCTTACATAATAATAATCAATACGTAATCGAAGACTGGATATTTCTCATTGGGTATGCCCTTGATGGTAGCAGGGCTAGGAATTATATTAGCGAAAAACAGAAATATATAGACTAAATAATTCGTATATGGCGAATCAAGTAGCAAACTGGGCAGATTCACATTTCTTTAATACTAATCATGGTTCGTATAGAAATATTAATATAACTTATCAGTTGACTCCACAAGCATTCTGGTATGGTTCAGGAAATGCCAGTGTAGTGAATCCAACCGCAGTTAAATCTAACTGGATTTTACCGTATAATTTACCTTATATGTTTAATAACTATGGAGGATACTCTGTAAGAAAGGTTGGAACGTATTAAAAATGAAAAAATTGAAGTGGCTTCTGATTTTGTTAATTTTAATGATAGGTATTGGAGTAGCTGTTTATCATATGCAAAAGAATCGTGCGGAGAAAAAAGCGTATGAAGTATTAAGTACTTTAGTTCCCCGCAATAAACAAATTAAACTCAAAATCACTACTCCTGGAAATGGGTTGCGGCTGTTTCCAGAGTCATATGATTTTGCTGTTACTACCAAGGAAGACTATAATCATTGGCGGAGCGTGGTCGTAAAAAGGAAACATTTCTTAAGTCCAGGAACTGGTGATAACCAGATGAAAGAACTAATAAACGATCCAAATAACTGTGAAATTATCTATAAAACTACTCAAACCGTAAAAAGGGGCAAGCCAGATGACGATATTATGATGATTTATGGTGATGACGGATTTATCAATAGCCATTATCCGTCGAATTCACCTTATACAAATCAACGTCATTTTAAAACTTGGAATCAGGCTTTAAAACACATGTATGATAATTTTTCTTGCCTTCCGAGTAACGAAGAACTTGTGAGCAAGTGGGATTTTCCGTCAAAAACCGTTAAAGAGCTAGCGGAATATCGGAAATCTCTTAATAAATAATATCTTGGAGTCATGATTTTTTATGGCTTTTTCTTGTTATAAATCGCTGAAAAAAAGGGCGGCATTATATCGTACAGCATCGGATATTTTTTCGAGATGTTATTTAAGTTTCCCAAAAATTCAGGTTAAGACAGTGGTTCTTCCCGAATTTTTCCTGGTGATTAACTAAAAACTAGCAGCATTTTTCTCTCCATTAAGGTAAAATAAAACGATAGAATCAATGCCAATAAGTGTTAAAGGGGTTGGTGGCCTCCATTGTAACGGACAGGTGATAATTTCATCAGTAATTAGCGGAGGGAACACTTATTTTGGAGGTTTATTCATGGCAGGCAAGAAAATTGCGGGCCGCGGTGTTGTCATGGTCGCGGTCTTTATCGCCACTTTTATGACAAGCGTGGAGGTGACGATTGTCACCACTGCGTTGCCGTCAATTATTAGTTCGCTGCATGGGTTGGCAGCACAAAGTTGGATTATGAGCGCCTATTTATTGACGATGGCTATCACAACTCCGATTTATGGTAAGCTCGCCGATTCTTGGGGACGGCAAAAGATTTTTCAATGGGGCGTTGTGGTCTTCACGCTCGGTTCGCTTTTTAGCGGGCTAGCGCCAAACATGGGGTTGCTGATTGCGGCTCGGGCGCTGCAGGGCATTGGTGCGGGAGCAGTGATGCCCCTGACTTTCACGATCATCGCCGATTACTATGATTTTCAAGAGCGTGCCAAGGTCTTAGCATTTAATAACACCGCTTGGGCGCTCTCGGCTCTTGTTGGACCGATGATCGGCGGATTTCTAGTCGACAATTTGTCCTGGCACTGGGTCTTCTTTGTCAACGTCCCGCTTGGGATTTTGGTTTTTATCTTGATTCAAGTAGCTTATCGAAACGACAATTTCACGCCGGAAAAACTAAAAATGGACACAATGGGCATCGTTTGGTTATCGGCTGCATTGATTAGTCTACTGTTGGGCGTTGAGTTTCTCGCAAGTTCTTTGCCACTCAGCTTTGGCTTGTTCGTCGTTACTTTAGTTACTCTTTACTTGTTTATCCGCACGGAAAAAAGAGTCGCTGACCCTTTGATTTCGCCGAAAATGTTCGCTAATCGCACTTTTTCTATTCAAATTGCAACGACCACGATTTTAAGCGGCGTCTTGATGGGCTATGAAGCATATTTTCCAATCTGGCTCCAGGCTTTGTATCGAGTTAATGCAACTAAGGCGGGACTAGTGGTGACTTCAAGTTCTTTGATGTGGTTGGTCGCATCGTTTTTTGTCGGGGCGCTGATTAGTCATTTTATTCCGAAAAAAATCAGTTTATTCGCCCTGACGATTCTTCTGATTTCTTATTTTTCACTTTGTTTTGCCAGTCTTGAGTTTCCGATCTGGCTGTTTTATGTGATTGCAATGGTCAACGGCGCGTGCATCGGGACAGTCAACAATATGAATTTAATTTTGGCTCAGCAGTTGGCGCCCGCCGAGATGATGGGTTCGGCTTCTTCGATCGTGACTTTGGGCAGGTCGCTCGGGCAGACCGTAATGAACGGAGTTTACGGCACGATTTTAAATATTGTGATCAATGCCACACGCGGGTCAATTCCATTTGCCAAGATTAATGAAGTGATCAGCTCCAGCTCCTCGTCCGCTCGCCCTGATCCTGCGATGGCGCAGGTGATCTTGAATGGACTGCACGGAATTTATATCTCAGCGACGGTGATTTTGGTTATTTGTTGGCTTTATAACATGACCGATCCACTCAAGGAAATTGTTAAAGAGTAAAAGTTTCAAGGCAAATGCTGTAGAGATTTTTTGAAAGACATTTAAAAACGACCCTCAAAAAAGATGAAGGTCGTTTTTTAGAGCAATTTTTCTTCCCACTCAGCTTCTTTAAAGCCGACGAGAACGAAGTCGGAGCCGATCACGAGCGGTCTTTTAACCAGCATGCCGTCAGTCGCCAAGATTGTCAAAAGTTCATCTTCGCTGGCGGTACCGATTTTGTCCTTTAGATTTAGCTCGCGGTATTTCTGCCCCGACGTATTGAAGAATCTTTTGAGCGGATAATCTGACTTGTGGTACCAAGCCTCTAACTCGGCTTTGGTTGGATTATTTGTCTTGATGTTTCGATCTTGATACTCAATGTTGTGATCGTTTAACCATTTCAATGCTTTCTTACAAGTGCTGCATGGCGGATATTGTAAAACTGTTATTTTCATTGTTTCACCTCTGGTTTAATTATAGCAGGATAAGAGGTAATTCAGAATATTAAATAGTTTTTTTCGGATTTTAAATATACTATAGATAAGAGATTTGGTATACTATGAGTAATTAATTACAGTCGAATTTTTTTCAAAGGAGATGACGATGAAATTACTTAGAAGGCTCAGTGCAATGTTGTTAGTTTTGAGTGGGATTTGGGTGTTGGCTTTTGCGTTTACTGCCAAGATTGACAGCAACGCCGCTGAATTTCCGGATCATGTAGCTAATGGTAGCGATTTCAGGGGGGGGCATTTAGCTAACTCCTTTGGAAATGACTTGCTTCAGCCAAAGTTAGAACGAATACTTGACCCGATCTCAACTTTGCCAAACGAAACGCAGTATTTCTTTTCAGCGGTTGGTGAATCGGTCGTTCTGTTAAACGATAACGGCAATTGGGATAGTATCGAGATTACTAAGCCGATTCAGTCGCAAAATGGCGGTGCTGTTTTAAATACTGCGCTCGATATGACAAAGGATTTTACTTTTAGCTGGGATTTGAAGTTTGATAGCGGTAATAGTTATATTGCTAATGGTTTAGGTTTTGTCCTGCACCCGTTGTATCGCCCTAAAGAAACCGTGATCGATTCCCAAGGTGGTCCAAGTATTACTTTGCCAGCGGTCATTGGACGGAAATTTCCGGGCAACCTTGCGGTGACTGATCCTAATGATCCAATGAACGGTCAAACTCTGCGTTCACTGGGTCCTGGTGGCGGGTATCTCGGAATCAGTGATTTAATGAACGCTATTGGTTTTAAGATTAACACTTATTACGTTTATAATAACTATCAAAGACCGAAACAAGAGGGAACTTATTACGGTCATCGGAATCATTTTGACGTTGGCGGAATGGGGTTCTATGGAATTACTGATGAAGAGAGTTTAGAAGGTATGACACCTCGAGTGCATACCCCTTACGGAGCTTTTGTTTCGACAGACAATACTGGCTATTCAAGTCAACCTTATTATCCCGCCAATCTTAATGATGATCCTGTAAAATCGATCAGTGACGCTAATGGAAGTGTTAATGGAGAAGCATTTAAGGTTTTTAATTACCGTTGGCATCCAATGACCATTGCTTACACTGCAAGCACTAAAACGCTAAAAGTAACAATTGCTGATGACACAGGGACTAAGAAAGTTAATTGGAGTCGAACGTTAAGTCCGGGGGAACAGGCAATTATTGCCGATCGGAAGAACTGGGCTTTTGCAATTGCGGGGTCAACCGGTGGTGGTTCTGAAGGAAAAAGCATTCGGAACGTCTACGGAACTTTTACACCCGCCGAGCCGAGTGTAATTGTGCGCCATGTCGATGAGAACGGAAATGATATTAAAGATGCTGCTACCACTTCGCTTGCTGATTGGCAGCTTACACATCCAGGATCCACGCATTTTGTTGATTCATCAAGCACCGAAACGCTGGAGAAGAACGGCTACACATACCGTCGAGCACAAGTCAACGGAACTTTCTTTGAGAACGGCACCCGAATCAATCGCCGACTTGATCGAGCTGGTTTGGACGCCGAAGTAACCAAGAATGGCAGCGTTTGGAGTGTATCGACTGAATTTAAATCATCAACCTTCATTAACTATGTTTATCGGCGTGAATTACCGAATGAAAGTCCAGACGTTAGTGCGACTTTAACAATGAGTGTTAACGGTGGCGCTTTTGGGAATACCGTTGACATTTGGCCTGGCGATACCGTTGCATTCAAATACAGTGCGAAGAATACCAATATGCCAATCTGGTCGAAAGTAACCGCCGTGCAGTCGTTGGGTGGATTATTTGAAGCACCAAGTGGGTTTACAGTCAAAGACGGATTATTGTACGTTCCACTAAATAATGGTACTTCAAATACTTTAAGAACTGGACAGATCGGTGAGAACATGGTATCGATGGTCTACAAAGGAGTCGAAAATGCGAATTTGACGGCTAATGATACGGGACAAGTGACGATTACTTATCACCCGACCGCACCGAATACTTCGCCAATTTCCGAGATTGCTTCCAAGGTTGCAATTTATGATCAATCGCTGCAGTTGGTGGATAGTGATGGCAATCCTGTGTACGGCTCGTATTTCTATAATGCTGATAATAACTTAGCACCACTTGCCAGTAGCGATCCGGTGTTCCATTTAGGGAACTTCATTCCAACTACGAATACCGTGAAACAGACCGACCAAGGCTGGTGGAATATTGATGAGACAACGAAAGTGCTGACGATTTATCCGCATAAATTAGACGGAGCTGTAGACGCGCTTAATGCAGAGTGGCCGTGGCACAATCGGGCGAGTGAAATCACCAGAGTTGTGGTGAAACCGGGCGTTACCGCTGCAGGTTCGCTAAAGAATCTATTTGCTGATTTGAGCAATGCAACGGAAATGGATATTAGATCACTTGATACGAGTGATGTGACTGATTATACTGCAATCTTTCAGAATTGTAATAACCTTAAAACACTCGATCTGACCAACTTCAAGGTGAAGAACGGAGCCAGCACGGAGCAGATGTTGAGCGGAACTAGTAGTTTGTGGAAACTCACACTAGGAGCTGAGACTAAATTGGGATCGACAACAGGACTACCAAATCCTAATATTCAGGCTCAAATTAGTGATGGAGGCGAGACTTATTATTGTACTGATCCTCAGTGGAAGGAAGTTGGTACAGGAAGCGATCACGATGCCAAAGGGGCAGTAAGACTTGCTGCCCAGATTATTAGTGACTCGCAATCGAGTACGACAGCGAAGATTTATGTCTGGGATCAGACAGGACGGTGTACGATGACGGTTCCGAGTTCAATTAATTTTGGCAGACAAGAGCTCAAGACTTCAGAAATTACAGCGACAAGTGCGAATCAAACTGTTGCGATTAGCGATACGAGAAATGTCCGTAAACACAAGAAGTGGCATCTTGAAGCAGAAGCGACACGATTTAAGAATAATAGAAATCAAGAAATTGCCGCAGATCCTTTGATCTATGCAGATACTGCGGGAGATCATCCATTAAGCGCAACACCAATAGTGCTGGGCGAACAGCAAGTTCCAGGTTTATTGTTTCAAGATAACTGGAGTCTGCCGTGGAATTTAAAGATCAAGTTAAATCCGCGTCTTGTTCCAGGAGGAGGCAAGTATCAGTCCACAGTCACGTTTACGTTGATAGACGTTGCGGGGCTATAAAAAGAATTTTAGGAGGAAAAATGATAAAACCAATTAATGACATTTGGAACGACGATGTTCAAGACATTATTGATTTCAATAAATCAGTCGGCATTCAGGACGATTTGCATAATTATGGCAAAGAAAATGTTGATTTTCAGGATTGTGATCTGAAAGAATCGCTAAGACAAGTAATCGATAATGATGCCGATGACCTAAGTTTTGATAGCGCTGATGAAGCGTGGAAATATTTGAATGAGTAAATTTGAGGTTAAGTTTTCTTCTAATTTTAAGCGCAATTTTTCAGGGGGAAGGTATAAGAAAGACGATTTTCTGGTAATTTTTGATATTCTAACTAAGGGACATAGTATCCCGGAAAAATATTTTGATCATCAGCTAGTTAATAGAAAGCCAGTGCGTGAACTTCATATTAAACCTGATTGGTTATTAATTTATAAGTATATTGATGAAAATACAATTAGGCTCATTGATACTGGAACACATTCCGATCTTTTTGATTAACTTACATTTCTTTTGACTCAATCAATGATTGAGTTTTTTTAATGCTTAAAATTCTGGTAGTAAAAAATTGCCAGCTGTGTGCGATCACGGAGTTTTAACTTTTCGAGAAGTTGGCTGATATAATTACGAACTGTACCCGAACTTAAAAATGTTTGTTCAGCAATTTCTTTGTTGTTAAGTCCTTGAGCTACAAGCGTTAATATTTCTTGTTCTCGTTGAGTTAGTTCAATTTTAGGCGTAGGTTTAGTGTAAGAGCTTTGCAGTTTTTTCATGATTTCCGGACTAAAGACCGTTTGGTTGAGAGCAGCGGTGTGAATGGCAGGGACAATTGCCGCTAGATTTTGCTTAATTAAATATCCTTTGACCCCCAGCTGTAACGATTTTTCGAGGTACTCATCATCAGAAAAAGTAGTCAAAAGGAGAATTTTGGCGTTCGGGTCAGATCCAAGAATTTCTTTAGCTGCAGTGAGACCAGACGACTCACCAATTCGAATATCGAGGAGCACGACATCGGGGTGAAATTGATGATAAAGATTCACGGCATCACTGGCTTCGTGGGCGCTTGCGACAACTTCCAGGTCGTCTTCGGCATTGATAATTGTTGTTAGTGCTTGAGTAACCAAATGGTCATCATCAACTAAGACTATTTTCAGCATTTTGATCCTTTCTAGGGAGAACTAAAGTTATCGTTAATCCTTCGGCGTTTTGATGGAGATGAAGTTGACCGTGAATTTCTTCGGCTCGCTGCTGCATGCTCGTTAATCCCATGCCTCGGGCGATTTCTTTTAGATTCTTGCCATTATCTTTAATTTGAACTTGATAGAATGCCGGGAGTTCTTGAAATTTAATCAGAACCTGATCGGCACCAGAGTGTTTGATTACGTTGGTGAGTGCCTCTTTAATCGTCATGAGAATAATTTGATTTTGCTCTAAAGATGTTTCGGCAAAAGGTTCCCCTTTAATTGTAAGAGCGCAAAAAGTAAAATCAGCAACGATCGGCTTTAGGGCTTGGCTCAAAGTTAGAGATTTTTCCTGAATTCCGTGAACACTAGCTCTGATACTATCCATCGCCTGATTAACGGTGCTGCTTAGTTCAGATAGCGGTTCGGTAATTTTTGGATCTTGATTTAAAATCTCGATCGCACCGAGCTGAATAATACTACTGGATAATAAGTGTCCGACGTTATCGTGAATATCGCGGGCAATTCGATTGCGCTCTTCAGCTAATTGAAGTTGCAGCTTCGTTTGTTCTTTTGATTCAAGTGCCAGATTTTGTTGTTGGAGCGTCGCAAATTGTTCAAAACTATCATCTTGTAGTTCTTGCTTCTTTCGTCTGATTTTGCCCAACTCCTGATCGGCATAACTAAAATAAAGCGCAAGGAGACAAAATAAAAGAACTAGCATTTTCAGCCAGTTGACATTGATGATTAGTGGAATCATTAGGGGAAATAAGTTGTGAGGCTTTGTCAGGCGGACAATAAAAGGGAAGAAGCAAATAAAGCTCGCATCATATAGCGCCAAGCAAGCGATAAAAACCGTTATTAACAAATCTCCTGCGGGGAGCCAGAAACTGAGATTAAGGCTAATAATGCTAATTAACACAACCCGAATCATTAGCGGGTCAAATCCCTGACTGCACATTAAAACGATCCCAACAGCAGTTAGCAAGCCAATTTCTAAATAAAAGTGAGTTTTTAGTTTCATAATTGAATCCATTCATGACATTTGTCACATAATTTTAGTCCGAAGTCACTGGGCAACTTGGCGACAAATTTATATAGTAGAGAATATCAGATCAAGGTGAGGAGTTCAAAATGATTATCGATGTTCAGAATTTGGTTAAACGCTATCGCGAGTTGACGGCGCTTAATCACGTGGATTTACAAGTTCAAGAAGGCGACATTCTTGGATTGTTGGGACCAAACGGCAGTGGTAAATCGACGATGATTAATTGTATTTTATCACTACTTAGTTACGATCGGGGCGAAATCAAAGTTTTTGATCAGACGATGAAGCCAGATAGCTACGCAATTAAAGAGCGCATTGGGATTGTTCCGCAAGAGCTGGCTTTTTTTAAAGAGCTCACGGTGCAAGAAAATATTAGTTACTACTGTGGATTGTATCTCAAAGATCGGGCACAGGTAGCAAAGAATGTGGATCAAACAATTGAATTAGTTGGCTTGCAGGACTTTACTAAATTTTATCCCAAGCAGCTGAGTGGTGGCTTGGCTCGACGCCTTAACATTGCTTGTGGAATTGCTCATCAGCCTGAATTAATATTTTTAGATGAACCGACAGTTGCCGTGGATCCCCAAAGTCGGAATCGAATTTTGGAGAGCATTAAAGAGTTAAATAAAAATGGCGCGACAATTGTTTATACGACTCACTATATGGAAGAAGTCGAGTTTTTGTGTAATCGAATTGTGATCTTAGATCACGGTTCGGTCATTGCGCAAGGTTCCGCCGACGAGCTTAAAGCAATGGTCAAAGCTAACGAAAAGATTGTGATAACCGTCCCGATGATTACAAGTGAGCAGCAAGCTGATTTGTTGAAGCTGCCAGCGGTGCAAGAACTTAATTACGCCGATCAAAGTTTGGAAATTACGAGCGGTGATCTAGAGCAAACGATGCTGCCGGTGCTTGAATATTTGCAGCAGGCAAAAGTCGCTTACGCTGATCTTCATACCAAAGAGGTGACGTTAAATGATGTGTTCTTAACAATTACCGGTCGTGAGTTGAGGGACGAAGCATGATGAAACATTTGATTTATTACCGAGTTAAAGTGCTGCTCGGTAACCGGTTCTTACTTTTTTGGACGCTGGTGTTCCCGTTAGTCATGGGACTTTTCTTTAAAATGGTTTTTAGTAATTTAGACCAAATTCAAATGTTAGACAACAGCACGCCGGTTGCCGTGGTGGGAAATGATCAGGAACTTCGGCGGGGGTTAGCTGAGGTAAAAAATGAAAACAAGTCAGTTTTTAAAGTGAGTCATTTAAGCCAATCAGAAGCTCAAAAGAAATTAACTGCAGGAGAATTGGTAGGATATTATGATACAAATTCCCAGCCAATTAAATTAGTAATTGCTCAAAACGGCGTCGAACAAAATATTTTAAAAGATATTTTGAGCCGTTATGAACAAAATCGTGCCATGTTTACGGAATTGTCAAAGTCCCATCCTGTAAATTTGAAGGTGCCTGATGATCACTACACCTTTAATCAAGCCAAAAGTCGTAACTTTAGCATTATGAGTTTTTATTTCTTTACTTTAATTGCGATGGCAGTCGGCTATGGTGTGCAATTTGGTCTGCGTAATGCCGAAGACGAGCAGGCGGATCAATCAGAAAACGGCATTCGGCTCACTTTAACGCCGATTCCCAAAATGTTGGTTGTCATTAGTAATTTAATTGCAGCGCTAATTGTCTTTTATGCGATCGTCTTGATCGTTTTAGCAGTTTTCCATTGGGGTTATCAGGTCGATTTTGGCAACCGGTGGGGATTAATTCTCTTGGTTTGTTTGATGGGGAGCGTTTTGCAAATTTGTATGGGCAAATTTATCGGCAATTTAATGAGTAAGCGAAGCTATTCGCAAAAACTCGGGGTTGTGAGTCTGATGGTATCGTTATTAACCGTACTTGCTGGGATGATGGGTACTCAGGGTATCAAACATTGGATTGATTTAAATTTGCCGCTTTTGGGTAAGCTCAATGCAGTTAACCTGATCAGCGACAGCATTTATCAATTATTCTTTTACCAGTCCTTAACAACTTTTTATCAAAATTTAGTCTGGCTGTTAGGGCTGACAATTCTTTTTGTGCTCTTAGATTATCGATTCGAAAGGCGGGTTCAGTATGTCAGTTTATAAGACGATTTTAAGAGTTCTAATCAAAAATATTGGCGAACTTTTGCTGGCTTTTGGAGTTACGTTGTTGATTCTTGTAATTTTTACCTTTCAACAAAAAAGCTCTTCTGATCAAGTGGCAAAAGTTGCGGTAATTACAACTAAAAAAAGTGATCTCACTAATTCGTTAACCGATTATTTAGGGCATCAGCAAAAAGTCGTTAAAATCAAAGATCAGAGTCAAAAGGGGATTGATGATGCAATTTTTTTTCAAACTGCGGATTACATTTTGTACTTGCCCGCAGATTTTGAAGCGCAAGTAAAGTCAGGTCAGAAGCCTAAGCTCAAAACTCAAGTTCGTCCAGGGACGTATAGAAAGGAGTTGGTCGACAGTAACGTTGATCAATATTTAAATACTTTGCGGCTTTACCAAACCAAATTGCCCGATTTAAAATGGGATCAACTTTTAACTAAGACGAGCCAGACTTTGAGCAAGCAAGGAAAAGTTAAACTTGATGAATCCTATGAAAGGCGCGAAAAACAGAGCAGGGCGTCAAACATTTACAATTTAGTTGCCTATGGGATTTTCCTCATTATCTTTGGGGCGTTTAGCACAGTAAATTTAGTCTTTAACCGCAAGGAAATTAAGGTGCGCAACCAGTGTTCACCGCTTAAACCGCGCGAATTATCTACGCAGATTAATCGAGGCTTGTCGACCTATTTGATTGCGACAAGCGCCGTCTTCTTGTTCTTGATTTTCATTTTTGCGGGGTTAAATCTGAATAAAGTCACCTTACTGTTTATCTTTAACTCTTTGATCTTTATTCTTTCAATTGTCACGCTATCGAGCTGGATTACTAGTTTATTTAAAAATGAGCAGGCGTTAAATGGTTTTCAAAATATTTATGGTTTAGGAAGTTGTTTTTTGGGCGGAGTGTTTGTT of Xylocopilactobacillus apicola contains these proteins:
- a CDS encoding ABC transporter permease; translation: MMKHLIYYRVKVLLGNRFLLFWTLVFPLVMGLFFKMVFSNLDQIQMLDNSTPVAVVGNDQELRRGLAEVKNENKSVFKVSHLSQSEAQKKLTAGELVGYYDTNSQPIKLVIAQNGVEQNILKDILSRYEQNRAMFTELSKSHPVNLKVPDDHYTFNQAKSRNFSIMSFYFFTLIAMAVGYGVQFGLRNAEDEQADQSENGIRLTLTPIPKMLVVISNLIAALIVFYAIVLIVLAVFHWGYQVDFGNRWGLILLVCLMGSVLQICMGKFIGNLMSKRSYSQKLGVVSLMVSLLTVLAGMMGTQGIKHWIDLNLPLLGKLNAVNLISDSIYQLFFYQSLTTFYQNLVWLLGLTILFVLLDYRFERRVQYVSL
- a CDS encoding ABC transporter ATP-binding protein; this encodes MIIDVQNLVKRYRELTALNHVDLQVQEGDILGLLGPNGSGKSTMINCILSLLSYDRGEIKVFDQTMKPDSYAIKERIGIVPQELAFFKELTVQENISYYCGLYLKDRAQVAKNVDQTIELVGLQDFTKFYPKQLSGGLARRLNIACGIAHQPELIFLDEPTVAVDPQSRNRILESIKELNKNGATIVYTTHYMEEVEFLCNRIVILDHGSVIAQGSADELKAMVKANEKIVITVPMITSEQQADLLKLPAVQELNYADQSLEITSGDLEQTMLPVLEYLQQAKVAYADLHTKEVTLNDVFLTITGRELRDEA
- a CDS encoding response regulator transcription factor produces the protein MLKIVLVDDDHLVTQALTTIINAEDDLEVVASAHEASDAVNLYHQFHPDVVLLDIRIGESSGLTAAKEILGSDPNAKILLLTTFSDDEYLEKSLQLGVKGYLIKQNLAAIVPAIHTAALNQTVFSPEIMKKLQSSYTKPTPKIELTQREQEILTLVAQGLNNKEIAEQTFLSSGTVRNYISQLLEKLKLRDRTQLAIFYYQNFKH
- a CDS encoding ABC transporter permease, producing the protein MSVYKTILRVLIKNIGELLLAFGVTLLILVIFTFQQKSSSDQVAKVAVITTKKSDLTNSLTDYLGHQQKVVKIKDQSQKGIDDAIFFQTADYILYLPADFEAQVKSGQKPKLKTQVRPGTYRKELVDSNVDQYLNTLRLYQTKLPDLKWDQLLTKTSQTLSKQGKVKLDESYERREKQSRASNIYNLVAYGIFLIIFGAFSTVNLVFNRKEIKVRNQCSPLKPRELSTQINRGLSTYLIATSAVFLFLIFIFAGLNLNKVTLLFIFNSLIFILSIVTLSSWITSLFKNEQALNGFQNIYGLGSCFLGGVFVSSSLLPDFVGKIACFTPVYWFTKNNDLIGDTVNFNSKFYQSFGQSMLIVVGFAIAFWTLQVLCEKMNLEFD
- a CDS encoding sensor histidine kinase, producing the protein MKLKTHFYLEIGLLTAVGIVLMCSQGFDPLMIRVVLISIISLNLSFWLPAGDLLITVFIACLALYDASFICFFPFIVRLTKPHNLFPLMIPLIINVNWLKMLVLLFCLLALYFSYADQELGKIRRKKQELQDDSFEQFATLQQQNLALESKEQTKLQLQLAEERNRIARDIHDNVGHLLSSSIIQLGAIEILNQDPKITEPLSELSSTVNQAMDSIRASVHGIQEKSLTLSQALKPIVADFTFCALTIKGEPFAETSLEQNQIILMTIKEALTNVIKHSGADQVLIKFQELPAFYQVQIKDNGKNLKEIARGMGLTSMQQRAEEIHGQLHLHQNAEGLTITLVLPRKDQNAENSLS